From one Macellibacteroides fermentans genomic stretch:
- a CDS encoding helix-turn-helix domain-containing protein, with protein sequence MYSDIYEKSGFEIIRELGKRYSDYRKRMGYTQKEVAEKSGLSVFTISSFENGSSTGITFSSFIRLLRAIDCLDEIEKLLPELPESPRAIFMKQTKNSKTAKTLLKP encoded by the coding sequence ATGTACAGCGATATTTATGAAAAGTCCGGATTTGAAATAATCCGTGAGCTTGGTAAACGGTACAGCGACTACCGCAAGCGGATGGGGTATACTCAAAAAGAAGTTGCCGAAAAATCCGGATTGAGTGTCTTCACCATAAGCTCTTTCGAGAATGGCTCTTCCACCGGAATCACCTTCTCCTCTTTCATACGATTGCTTCGGGCGATCGACTGTCTGGACGAAATTGAAAAACTATTGCCCGAACTGCCCGAAAGTCCACGGGCCATATTTATGAAACAAACTAAAAATAGTAAGACAGCAAAGACCTTATTGAAGCCGTAA
- the uxaC gene encoding glucuronate isomerase gives MNTFLTADFLLKSDTAKALYHNHAAKMPIIDYHCHLNPQQVAENYGFADLTEIWLGGDHYKWRAMRANGVPEEYITGSKPSYEKFMKWAETMPYTLRNPLYHWTHLELSRVFGVDKVLNPTTAREIYDACTAKLQLPEFRALGIMKQMNVEVVCTTDDPIDSLQYHKQHRDNETGIKMLPTWRPDKAMAIESPRVYNEYLDKLEAAANVNITSYNNLLEALQIRQDFFESMGCCVSDHGLETFCAEPYTQAEIEAIFLKVREGKEPTAAEAAKFRSALLFEFGRMNARKGWVQQFHIGAIRNNNPRMYRQLGPDTGFDAIHDVPVAAAMNCLLGNLDLEGMLTKTIVYNLNPRDNELMVTNAYNFNDGTVPGKMQYGAAWWFLDQKTGMENQLNALSALGLLSRFVGMLTDSRSFLSYPRHEYFRRILCNLLGSEIEAGEIPVSELPFVEQMVENISYYNAKNYFGF, from the coding sequence ATGAACACATTTTTGACTGCCGATTTTTTACTTAAATCGGATACTGCGAAAGCGCTTTACCATAATCATGCGGCCAAGATGCCGATAATCGACTACCACTGCCACCTTAATCCGCAGCAAGTAGCCGAAAACTATGGATTTGCAGATCTCACCGAGATCTGGTTGGGAGGCGACCATTATAAATGGAGGGCCATGCGTGCCAACGGCGTTCCGGAAGAGTACATCACCGGATCCAAACCATCTTACGAAAAGTTTATGAAGTGGGCAGAAACCATGCCCTATACCCTTCGTAATCCGCTATATCACTGGACGCACCTTGAATTGAGCCGCGTATTCGGTGTAGATAAGGTGCTTAATCCAACCACCGCCCGCGAGATATATGATGCGTGTACGGCCAAGCTTCAGCTTCCCGAATTCAGAGCCCTGGGCATCATGAAACAAATGAACGTTGAGGTAGTCTGCACCACAGACGATCCCATCGACTCCCTTCAATATCACAAACAACACCGTGATAATGAAACCGGTATAAAGATGCTTCCAACCTGGCGTCCCGATAAAGCCATGGCGATAGAGAGCCCCCGGGTGTACAACGAATACCTCGATAAGCTGGAGGCAGCGGCCAACGTAAACATCACCTCCTATAACAACCTGCTGGAAGCCCTTCAGATCCGTCAGGATTTCTTCGAATCGATGGGCTGTTGTGTGTCCGATCACGGACTCGAAACCTTCTGTGCCGAACCCTATACCCAGGCAGAAATAGAAGCTATTTTCCTGAAGGTACGCGAAGGGAAAGAACCCACTGCCGCCGAGGCAGCTAAGTTCCGGTCGGCTTTGCTGTTCGAATTCGGACGGATGAATGCACGCAAGGGATGGGTACAGCAATTCCATATCGGAGCGATACGCAACAACAACCCCCGCATGTACCGTCAGCTGGGTCCCGATACCGGATTCGATGCCATACACGACGTGCCCGTGGCCGCAGCCATGAACTGTCTGCTGGGTAATTTGGATCTGGAAGGAATGCTTACCAAAACCATTGTGTACAACCTCAATCCCCGCGACAACGAACTGATGGTTACCAACGCCTACAACTTCAACGACGGTACGGTACCCGGCAAAATGCAGTACGGGGCCGCCTGGTGGTTTCTGGATCAGAAAACAGGCATGGAAAATCAGCTCAACGCCCTTTCGGCACTGGGCCTGCTAAGCCGTTTCGTAGGGATGCTCACCGATTCGCGCAGTTTCCTTTCGTACCCCCGTCACGAATACTTCCGTCGTATCCTGTGCAACCTGTTGGGTTCCGAAATTGAAGCGGGTGAGATACCCGTATCCGAGCTGCCTTTCGTAGAGCAGATGGTAGAAAACATATCCTACTACAATGCTAAAAACTACTTTGGATTCTGA
- a CDS encoding GNAT family N-acetyltransferase has product MENVELKEMTPADLEFVKEVYDYYILHSTAVFYLHPLTISELGENIRLGDPRYLAYTIHANNQRCGFCYISKFKPKEAFDVTVEITVYLTPSAGGKGIGYAAMQQFEPRIWEAGFHNIVALITGENTASVRLFEKCGYTECARIKQVARKFDRLLDLLIYQKLRAS; this is encoded by the coding sequence ATGGAAAACGTAGAATTGAAAGAGATGACCCCGGCCGATCTTGAATTTGTAAAAGAGGTATACGATTACTATATACTCCATTCTACCGCCGTATTCTACCTGCATCCCTTAACCATCAGTGAGCTGGGCGAAAACATCCGTCTGGGCGACCCCCGTTACCTGGCCTATACCATTCATGCCAACAACCAGCGGTGCGGCTTTTGCTACATTTCCAAATTCAAACCCAAGGAAGCATTCGACGTAACCGTCGAGATAACCGTCTACCTCACACCTTCAGCCGGAGGTAAAGGCATCGGATATGCTGCCATGCAACAGTTCGAGCCCCGCATCTGGGAGGCTGGATTCCATAACATCGTGGCCCTTATCACCGGCGAGAACACAGCCAGCGTACGCCTTTTCGAGAAATGCGGCTATACCGAATGTGCCCGTATCAAGCAGGTGGCCCGTAAGTTCGACCGTCTGCTAGACCTGCTCATCTACCAGAAATTGCGCGCTTCCTAA
- a CDS encoding M23 family metallopeptidase, producing MPKAALEPIVDPRIEITQTFSPREINHLVAHDPALFKSGNKHTINLDLIADEDFAFPLPGAKVISPYGGKRRGHTGVDIKTVPNDTILSAFDGVVRMSKPYAAYGNVIVVRHYNGLETVYSHNSKNFVKSGDIVKAGQPIGLTGRTGRTTTAHLHFETRINGQHFNPNIIFNLKERCLQRKRIVCTKTSGGSIAVRYVS from the coding sequence ATGCCTAAAGCTGCGCTCGAACCCATTGTGGATCCGCGGATTGAGATTACCCAAACGTTTTCTCCCAGAGAGATAAATCACCTGGTGGCTCATGATCCGGCCTTGTTCAAGAGTGGCAACAAACATACCATCAACCTGGATCTGATTGCCGACGAGGATTTTGCTTTTCCGTTGCCCGGGGCCAAGGTGATTTCGCCTTATGGAGGAAAACGGCGCGGACATACTGGCGTGGATATTAAAACCGTTCCCAACGACACGATCCTGTCGGCCTTCGATGGCGTGGTAAGGATGTCCAAACCCTACGCTGCCTACGGAAATGTAATTGTGGTACGTCATTATAACGGTCTGGAGACCGTATACAGTCATAATTCCAAAAACTTCGTTAAATCCGGCGATATCGTAAAAGCGGGTCAGCCAATAGGTCTGACCGGTCGTACCGGCAGAACCACTACGGCACACCTGCATTTTGAGACACGCATAAACGGACAGCATTTCAACCCCAACATCATCTTCAATCTAAAAGAGCGATGCCTCCAGCGCAAACGTATTGTTTGTACAAAAACGTCTGGTGGAAGCATTGCTGTGAGATACGTAAGTTAA
- the pgl gene encoding 6-phosphogluconolactonase: protein MEIKRYKTSAEALEGLTGLLADLMSARPGPFHLAISGGDTPKNLFKLWVDAYKDKIDWKQLRFYWVDERCVPPADSESNYGQAKLLLFDPLQIPDEHIFRMKGEVDPVAEAARYATLLEKQLPKVNGLPRFDCIMLGVGGDMHTASIFPGNLALLTAKETVTTAVHPVSGQTRVTLTGPVLLNDTPLLIPVIGASKAPVIEALARGLDPQNPTPSAYVLSKANHATVITDVN from the coding sequence ATGGAAATAAAAAGATACAAGACTAGTGCAGAGGCCCTGGAAGGTCTCACCGGGTTGCTTGCCGACCTTATGAGTGCCAGGCCCGGACCTTTTCACCTGGCCATTTCGGGAGGCGATACACCCAAAAACCTTTTCAAACTTTGGGTGGATGCCTACAAAGATAAAATTGACTGGAAACAGCTCAGATTCTATTGGGTGGACGAGCGTTGCGTACCTCCGGCCGACAGCGAAAGCAACTACGGACAAGCCAAATTACTCCTTTTTGATCCCTTGCAAATTCCGGATGAACACATATTCCGTATGAAGGGAGAGGTTGATCCTGTAGCCGAAGCAGCACGCTACGCCACCCTTTTAGAAAAGCAGCTACCCAAGGTAAACGGATTGCCCCGTTTCGATTGCATCATGCTGGGAGTGGGAGGCGATATGCACACCGCATCCATATTTCCAGGTAACCTGGCCTTGCTTACTGCAAAGGAAACCGTAACAACCGCTGTACATCCCGTATCGGGACAAACACGCGTAACGCTTACGGGACCCGTTCTGCTGAACGACACTCCTTTGCTGATTCCTGTTATCGGAGCATCCAAAGCCCCGGTGATAGAAGCCCTGGCCAGAGGACTGGATCCGCAAAACCCAACCCCGTCGGCTTACGTGCTGAGCAAAGCAAACCATGCAACCGTAATTACGGATGTAAACTAA
- the zwf gene encoding glucose-6-phosphate dehydrogenase — MNEKVDSQLIVIFGASGDLTGRKLIPSLYELHKRDLLPEKLCVMGAARTEYTDEEFRNIQRENLEHSQKGKELKPGDIDAFLEHICYVSFDSGKSSDYYKLKDRITEKQTALNLPDKVMYYLATPPQMYDLIPQYLQENGMNVAATPEGWRRVIIEKPFGTSLETARALNKKLMSIFDEKEIYRIDHYLGKETVQNILVLRFSNGIFEPLWNRNYVDSVEIKVSETLGVENRGKYYEGSGAMRDMIQNHLMQLMGFIAMESPAVFEAEPLRDEIVKVFRSLRPYKSAEIDLNVVRGQYEGYRQEPQVSPTSTTETYVAMKFFIDNWRWGGVPFYLSTGKKLDEKKSEIVINFKSTPNQLFSGQCSGTSCNKLTIAIQPNEGISLQFGLKMPGAGFEVKQVSMDFKYESLSKVYLPDAYERLLLDAMLGDSTLYARSDALEASWKFIDPILAHWKESGDQNLYPYTPGTKGPKERKPLKVLPRPCICYSKQQIE, encoded by the coding sequence ATGAACGAAAAAGTAGACAGTCAGCTTATTGTTATTTTCGGAGCCTCGGGCGACCTTACAGGCCGCAAGCTGATCCCTTCGTTGTATGAACTGCATAAACGGGACCTGCTTCCCGAGAAGTTGTGTGTGATGGGTGCGGCGCGTACCGAGTATACCGACGAGGAATTCCGTAACATACAGCGTGAAAACCTGGAGCATTCGCAGAAAGGTAAAGAACTTAAACCCGGCGATATCGACGCTTTTCTGGAGCATATCTGCTATGTAAGCTTCGATTCGGGCAAGAGCTCCGACTATTATAAACTAAAGGATCGCATCACAGAGAAGCAAACTGCTCTGAATCTGCCGGATAAGGTAATGTATTACCTGGCTACTCCACCGCAGATGTACGACCTGATTCCTCAGTATCTGCAGGAAAACGGGATGAATGTAGCCGCTACTCCCGAGGGATGGCGACGGGTTATCATCGAGAAACCCTTCGGTACGAGTCTGGAGACAGCGCGCGCGCTTAACAAAAAGTTGATGAGTATCTTCGATGAAAAAGAGATTTACCGCATCGACCATTACCTGGGAAAGGAAACCGTACAGAACATCCTGGTGCTGCGGTTCTCCAACGGGATTTTCGAACCCCTGTGGAACCGTAACTACGTAGATTCTGTAGAGATAAAGGTCTCCGAAACCCTGGGAGTGGAAAACCGTGGTAAATATTACGAAGGCTCCGGGGCCATGCGAGACATGATACAGAATCACCTGATGCAACTGATGGGCTTTATCGCCATGGAGTCGCCCGCCGTGTTCGAAGCCGAACCTTTGCGCGACGAGATTGTAAAGGTGTTCCGTTCACTGCGTCCCTACAAGTCAGCCGAGATAGACCTTAACGTGGTACGCGGGCAATACGAGGGATACCGTCAGGAGCCGCAGGTGTCGCCCACTTCCACTACGGAAACCTACGTTGCCATGAAGTTTTTCATCGACAACTGGCGGTGGGGCGGTGTGCCCTTCTACCTGAGTACAGGCAAGAAGCTGGATGAGAAGAAGTCGGAGATCGTAATCAACTTTAAATCCACACCCAACCAGCTTTTCAGCGGTCAGTGCTCCGGTACCTCCTGCAACAAGCTTACCATTGCCATCCAGCCCAACGAAGGTATCTCCCTTCAGTTCGGACTAAAGATGCCAGGTGCCGGATTTGAAGTAAAACAGGTAAGCATGGACTTTAAGTACGAATCATTGTCGAAAGTCTACCTGCCAGACGCCTACGAGCGCTTGTTGCTGGATGCCATGCTGGGTGATTCCACCCTGTATGCCCGTAGCGACGCTTTGGAGGCAAGCTGGAAGTTTATCGACCCCATTCTGGCACACTGGAAGGAATCAGGCGATCAGAACCTGTATCCCTACACACCCGGAACCAAGGGACCCAAAGAGCGTAAACCCCTCAAGGTATTACCTCGTCCCTGTATTTGTTACAGTAAACAACAGATTGAATAA
- the gnd gene encoding decarboxylating NADP(+)-dependent phosphogluconate dehydrogenase: protein MELADVGLIGLAVMGENLALNMESKGYKVAVYNRSAPGEEGVVDRFVNGRGKDKKFIGSNNIQAFVNSIRAPRKIMMMVKAGSPVDELISQLVPFLSPGDVIIDGGNSDFNDTERRVKEVEQKGFYFIGSGISGGEEGALNGPSIMPGGSAKAWPLVQELLQSIAAKLEDGTPCCQWIGNGGAGHFVKMVHNGIEYGDMQLIAEAYSLLRAGKESDNAQLATVFDNWNKGDLDSFLIEITANILRFKQADGTYLVDSILDVAGQKGTGKWSAMAAMDQNDPLTLVTEAVYARMLSGLQSERQKASALYPGQGEEVAALTTNDIRDALYASKIISYAQGFSLMSRASASYKWNLNYGAIAQIWRKGCIIRSAFLGKITEAYQHNPELENLLFDPFFKQKIENSQSAWRKVVSAAFASGVAIPAMASALSYFDGLRTLNSSANLIQAQRDYFGAHTYERTDSPRGQFFHTDWTGKGGSTHSGNYNV, encoded by the coding sequence ATGGAATTAGCAGATGTAGGATTGATCGGGTTGGCAGTTATGGGCGAAAACCTTGCATTGAACATGGAAAGCAAGGGGTATAAAGTAGCTGTATATAATCGTAGCGCACCCGGAGAAGAGGGAGTTGTTGATCGTTTTGTGAATGGAAGAGGTAAAGACAAAAAATTTATCGGCTCAAATAACATTCAGGCATTCGTTAACTCCATCCGTGCTCCCCGAAAAATAATGATGATGGTAAAAGCCGGTTCTCCCGTAGACGAACTTATTTCGCAACTGGTACCTTTTCTTTCGCCGGGTGATGTGATTATTGATGGAGGTAACTCCGACTTTAACGACACCGAACGCCGGGTAAAAGAGGTGGAACAGAAAGGATTCTATTTTATCGGGTCCGGAATCTCAGGAGGAGAGGAGGGTGCACTTAACGGTCCTTCCATCATGCCCGGCGGTTCAGCCAAGGCCTGGCCTTTGGTACAGGAACTGCTTCAGTCCATCGCCGCCAAGCTGGAAGACGGTACACCCTGCTGCCAATGGATTGGTAACGGAGGGGCAGGCCACTTTGTAAAGATGGTGCACAACGGCATCGAATATGGCGACATGCAACTTATAGCCGAAGCCTACTCGTTGCTCAGAGCCGGAAAAGAATCAGACAACGCACAGCTTGCCACCGTGTTCGACAACTGGAACAAAGGCGATCTGGATAGCTTCCTGATCGAGATTACCGCCAACATCCTGCGCTTCAAGCAGGCGGACGGTACCTATCTGGTGGATTCCATTCTGGATGTAGCCGGACAAAAAGGAACGGGTAAGTGGAGTGCCATGGCTGCCATGGACCAGAACGACCCGCTTACATTGGTAACCGAAGCCGTGTATGCACGTATGCTATCCGGCTTACAGAGCGAAAGACAAAAAGCATCCGCCTTGTATCCCGGACAAGGAGAGGAGGTTGCTGCGTTAACTACCAACGATATCCGTGATGCCTTGTACGCATCTAAAATTATCTCTTATGCACAGGGATTCTCTCTGATGAGCCGTGCTTCCGCATCTTATAAATGGAACCTGAACTACGGAGCCATTGCCCAGATATGGCGTAAGGGATGTATCATACGTTCGGCCTTCCTCGGTAAGATTACAGAAGCCTACCAACACAATCCGGAACTCGAGAATCTGCTGTTCGATCCATTCTTTAAACAAAAGATCGAAAACTCCCAGTCGGCCTGGCGTAAAGTGGTATCTGCCGCGTTTGCTTCGGGAGTGGCTATCCCTGCCATGGCATCGGCCCTCAGTTATTTCGACGGACTACGCACCTTGAACTCGTCGGCCAACCTTATCCAGGCGCAGCGCGACTACTTCGGAGCACATACCTACGAACGAACCGACAGTCCGAGGGGACAGTTTTTCCATACCGACTGGACCGGTAAAGGCGGATCTACGCATTCGGGAAATTATAATGTATAA
- a CDS encoding DUF2156 domain-containing protein, whose amino-acid sequence MDIPFKPITLDDRGIIQSFTLPGDYRNCDFSFSNMCSWRFLYKSEYAVVDGELLIRFWIEDGTRIAYMCPIGKGDLKKSVELIEQDSLANGHPLCMLGITPAAKENLEVHFPNELVYLPNRDYYDYIYLREDLTSLKGKKFQSKRNHINNFKKQNPDYEYLPITPDLVPHCLRLEHKWFKANDPDTDGDDLTYERRSLTYALQNFEALGLTGGAIRVGSEIIAFSFGSPINHNTFGVHVEKADVNYQGAFTIINQEFASRIPEQYTYVNREEDLGLPGLRQAKLSYNPVFLLEKNVVIKKPANGQ is encoded by the coding sequence ATGGATATACCATTTAAACCAATTACCCTTGACGACAGGGGTATTATACAATCTTTCACCCTTCCGGGGGATTATCGTAATTGTGATTTTTCTTTTTCTAATATGTGCAGCTGGCGCTTTCTTTACAAAAGTGAGTACGCGGTTGTTGACGGCGAGTTGTTGATCCGTTTCTGGATTGAAGACGGAACCCGTATTGCCTACATGTGTCCGATAGGCAAAGGGGATTTGAAGAAGTCGGTCGAGCTGATAGAGCAAGATTCGCTGGCTAACGGACATCCCTTGTGTATGCTGGGTATTACGCCTGCTGCCAAAGAGAATCTGGAGGTGCATTTCCCCAACGAATTGGTTTACCTGCCCAACCGAGACTACTACGATTATATTTACCTGAGGGAGGATCTTACTTCGCTTAAGGGGAAAAAATTTCAGTCCAAGCGGAATCACATCAATAATTTTAAGAAACAGAATCCCGATTACGAGTATCTTCCCATTACGCCAGATCTGGTTCCGCATTGCCTCCGACTGGAACATAAGTGGTTTAAAGCCAATGATCCGGATACGGATGGCGACGATCTGACTTACGAACGCAGGTCGCTTACCTATGCATTGCAGAATTTTGAGGCGCTGGGACTGACGGGTGGTGCTATCAGGGTTGGTTCAGAAATTATAGCATTCTCCTTTGGATCGCCCATTAATCATAATACCTTTGGGGTGCATGTGGAAAAGGCGGATGTAAATTACCAGGGTGCCTTTACGATTATTAACCAGGAATTTGCTTCACGCATTCCGGAGCAATATACATACGTGAACAGAGAAGAGGATTTAGGATTACCGGGCTTGCGACAAGCCAAGTTATCTTATAATCCGGTATTTCTGCTTGAAAAGAATGTAGTGATAAAGAAACCGGCCAACGGACAATAA
- a CDS encoding GNAT family N-acetyltransferase: protein MKDIEQLKSLWKSLFGDTEAFISLFFHEVVREENIRVLEEKGCILSALYMLPYPFRIWNQEVTASYISGAGTLPEAQGRGLMRSLLIDSFKEMERRQIPLSILIPAEPWLYGFYEKSGYVTVFAYNQQVYPPKEQRFVSATDRTSTSSVGFPPKEQRLGEDDLQCGEETLQCGENGLKHGKDALVMEQYSISDLGDSFLQKREDLMDACFSYFDQRLRERNACILHPYANFRTIVHDYAISDGKIWVALNSKHIPVGIIFTVPAGGSSFVAKELVADSEEVKEALLRTALNHYHASSGIYRTVVSNTSSEEGQTIPFGMARIIDANKMLCMWAAVNPERRLIIHLSDPLLTNNNGSYIIENGKCFKTTDNEGIQTERNYSFQKGIINKPGITNDRIDASPCNTTEGYAMMQHSEDTKTGGDGTPGDYYLETDKEAFETLTMDIGQLAHFIIYPEYPFMSLMFD, encoded by the coding sequence ATGAAGGATATAGAACAATTAAAGTCGTTATGGAAATCGCTTTTTGGTGATACGGAAGCGTTTATTTCTCTTTTCTTCCACGAGGTAGTACGTGAGGAAAACATCCGTGTGCTGGAAGAAAAGGGATGTATCTTATCGGCTTTATATATGTTGCCCTATCCGTTTCGGATATGGAACCAGGAGGTTACAGCTTCTTATATATCAGGTGCTGGTACCCTCCCCGAAGCACAGGGACGGGGATTGATGCGTAGCTTGCTGATCGATTCATTCAAAGAGATGGAGCGCCGTCAGATACCGTTATCAATTCTAATCCCTGCCGAACCGTGGCTTTATGGTTTTTATGAGAAGAGTGGTTATGTAACGGTTTTCGCCTATAATCAGCAGGTTTATCCGCCCAAAGAGCAACGCTTTGTATCGGCTACAGACAGAACATCTACTTCATCCGTAGGTTTTCCGCCCAAAGAGCAACGCTTAGGGGAAGATGATTTGCAGTGTGGAGAAGAAACTCTACAGTGCGGTGAAAATGGGCTAAAACATGGTAAAGATGCCCTTGTTATGGAACAGTATTCCATTAGTGATCTGGGAGACTCTTTTTTGCAAAAGAGAGAGGATCTTATGGATGCTTGTTTTTCCTATTTTGATCAACGGTTAAGGGAACGTAACGCTTGTATATTACATCCCTATGCCAACTTCCGGACTATTGTGCATGACTATGCCATTTCCGATGGGAAGATATGGGTGGCGTTAAACAGTAAACATATTCCGGTCGGCATCATTTTTACGGTACCTGCCGGTGGTTCTTCTTTTGTTGCCAAAGAGTTGGTGGCTGACAGCGAAGAGGTGAAGGAGGCTTTACTTCGCACAGCTTTAAATCACTACCATGCCTCCTCCGGGATATATCGTACGGTAGTATCCAATACCTCCTCAGAAGAAGGACAAACTATTCCATTCGGGATGGCCCGGATTATTGATGCTAATAAAATGCTGTGCATGTGGGCAGCCGTAAACCCGGAAAGGCGGCTGATCATTCATTTGTCTGATCCGCTGCTGACCAACAACAACGGTTCTTATATAATTGAGAACGGGAAATGTTTCAAAACAACAGACAACGAAGGTATCCAGACCGAAAGGAATTATTCCTTTCAAAAAGGAATAATAAATAAACCAGGCATTACAAATGACAGAATTGATGCATCACCATGCAACACCACTGAAGGATATGCAATGATGCAACATAGTGAAGATACAAAAACCGGGGGTGATGGGACTCCGGGCGACTACTACTTAGAAACAGATAAAGAGGCTTTCGAAACGCTAACGATGGACATAGGGCAACTGGCCCACTTCATCATCTATCCGGAATATCCTTTTATGAGTTTGATGTTCGACTAA
- a CDS encoding IS1182 family transposase — protein sequence MTKLHFRPYISNQTLLFPSRIDEDIAEDDPVRVVNALVDNLDLDKIKALYKEYGRSPYHPQMMLKVIIYAYMNNVYSCRKIEKLLLRDIHYIWLAGYEKPDFITINRFRNRVKHEINQIFTQLVLLLAGKGYVSLDVEYIDGTKIESKANKYTFVWRKSVEKNRDKLLDKIRILLEQIDETIAQDKAAENQSVAFTPAAISDLARELKEALAEQPAARTREEKKARRAREKEIKELEKHGDKLAEYDQHLQTLGDRNSYSKCDPSATFMRMKEDAMNNGQTKPGYNLQIGTENQFITDFSLFPNPTDTLTLIPFLSSFSGRYNRLPGKAVADSGYGSEENYRFMEEHDIECFVKYNWFHKEQKRSFKNNPFLVDNLYYNAKDDYYVCPMGQHMTFVGKTHGRTASGYITESHRYRAARCEGCPLRTGCFKAKGNRSIEVNRRLVEYKRKAREKLISDEGLEHRSKRPIEPEAVFGQMKYNMAYRRFRHFGLDKVTMDFAFFAIAFNIKKMCAKAAKGISKGFYNRKITLKTAFYEVISDQNRIERKINPKWAA from the coding sequence ATGACAAAGTTACATTTTCGCCCGTATATATCCAACCAAACGCTTCTTTTTCCGAGCCGGATTGATGAAGATATTGCTGAAGATGACCCTGTCCGGGTTGTCAATGCCCTGGTTGATAATCTTGATCTTGATAAGATTAAGGCTCTTTATAAAGAATATGGTCGTAGTCCCTATCATCCGCAGATGATGCTCAAGGTGATTATCTACGCCTACATGAACAACGTTTATTCCTGTCGCAAGATTGAGAAGCTGCTTCTTCGCGACATCCATTATATCTGGCTTGCCGGGTATGAGAAACCAGACTTTATTACGATCAACCGTTTTCGTAATCGGGTAAAGCATGAGATTAACCAGATTTTCACCCAACTAGTGCTTCTTCTTGCCGGTAAAGGCTATGTGAGTCTGGATGTGGAATACATTGATGGGACAAAGATTGAATCCAAAGCCAACAAATATACCTTCGTCTGGCGCAAAAGTGTGGAGAAGAACCGGGACAAACTTCTCGATAAAATAAGAATCCTACTTGAACAGATTGATGAAACGATCGCCCAGGATAAAGCAGCAGAGAATCAATCCGTGGCGTTTACTCCGGCAGCCATCTCCGATCTTGCCCGGGAGTTGAAGGAGGCGCTGGCAGAGCAACCCGCAGCCAGGACCAGGGAAGAGAAAAAAGCCCGTCGGGCAAGGGAGAAAGAGATAAAAGAGTTAGAGAAGCACGGCGATAAGCTTGCCGAATATGACCAGCATCTGCAAACACTCGGGGATCGTAATTCTTATTCCAAATGTGATCCTTCAGCCACCTTTATGCGCATGAAAGAGGATGCGATGAACAACGGCCAGACCAAACCCGGCTACAACTTACAAATCGGGACAGAGAACCAATTCATCACCGACTTTTCCCTGTTCCCCAACCCTACAGACACATTAACCCTTATACCTTTCCTTAGCTCGTTTTCCGGACGTTACAACCGGCTTCCCGGCAAAGCCGTTGCCGACTCCGGTTATGGATCGGAGGAGAATTATCGTTTTATGGAAGAACATGATATAGAGTGTTTTGTAAAATACAACTGGTTCCACAAAGAGCAGAAGCGTTCGTTTAAGAATAATCCTTTTCTGGTGGATAATTTATATTATAATGCCAAAGATGATTACTATGTTTGCCCCATGGGGCAGCATATGACCTTTGTGGGTAAGACTCATGGAAGGACAGCTAGCGGATATATTACCGAATCACATCGCTACAGGGCAGCAAGATGCGAAGGATGCCCTCTTCGGACCGGATGCTTCAAAGCCAAGGGGAATCGCTCCATCGAAGTTAACCGCAGACTCGTGGAATATAAACGCAAAGCCCGTGAGAAGCTGATCTCGGATGAGGGACTTGAACACCGATCCAAACGACCTATAGAACCAGAAGCCGTTTTCGGACAAATGAAATACAATATGGCATACCGTCGATTCCGTCACTTCGGACTCGACAAAGTCACCATGGACTTTGCCTTCTTTGCCATAGCCTTCAACATAAAAAAGATGTGTGCAAAAGCAGCTAAAGGGATATCAAAGGGCTTTTATAACAGGAAAATTACTCTGAAAACAGCGTTTTATGAGGTGATAAGCGATCAAAATCGAATCGAAAGAAAAATCAATCCAAAATGGGCGGCTTGA